Proteins encoded in a region of the Ziziphus jujuba cultivar Dongzao chromosome 3, ASM3175591v1 genome:
- the LOC107433528 gene encoding probable zinc metalloprotease EGY1, chloroplastic isoform X3, producing MIKFLLQPPTPTPLGPAYNNFQVDSFKLMELLGPEKVDPADVKLIKDKLFGYSTFWVTKEEPFGDLGEGILFLGNLRGNREKVFAKLQSQLVELTVDKYNLFMVEEPNSDSPDPRGGPRVSFGLLRKEVSEPGPTTLWQYVIAFLLFLLTIGSSVELGIASQINRLPPEVVKYFTDPNAIEPPDMELLFPFVDSALPLAYGVLGVLLFHEVGHFVAAFPKKVKLSIPYFIPNITLGSFGAITQFKSILPDRTTKVDVSLAGPFAGAALSFSMFAVGLLLSSNPNATGDLVQVPSMLFQGSLLLGLISRATLGYAAMHAGTVSIHPLVIAGWCGLTTTAFNMLPVGCLDGGRAVQGAFGKNALIGFGLTTYTLLGLGVLGGPLSLPWGLYVLICQRTPEKPCLNDVTEVGTWRKALVSVAIFLVVLTLLPVWDELAEELGIGLVTTF from the exons ATGATCAAATTCCTCCTCCAGCCGCCAACTCCTACACCTCTCGGGCCAGCATACAACAATTTCCAAGTTGACTCTTTTAAACTAATGGAACTTCTTGGACCTGAGAAAGTTGATCCTGCTGATGTGAAGCTGATTAAGGATAAGCTTTTTGGATATTCTACCTTCTGGGTAACCAAAGAGGAGCCCTTTGGAGACCTTGGTGAGGGCATTCTTTTCCTTGGTAATTTAAGGGGAAACAGAGAAAAGGTTTTCGCCAAACTCCAGAGTCAGTTAGTGGAGCTTACGGTTGACAAATACAACCTTTTTATGGTGGAAGAACCCAATTCTGATAGTCCAGACCCGCGAGGCGGACCACGCGTTAGCTTTGGCTTGCTGCGGAAAGAGGTCTCAGAACCGGGGCCAACAACACTTTGGCAATATGTAATTGCTTTCTTGTTATTCCTTCTTACAATAGGCTCATCCGTGGAGTTAGGAATTGCATCTCAG ATCAATAGACTTCCACCAGAGGTGGTGAAGTACTTCACAGATCCAAATGCAATTGAACCACCTGATATGGAGCTACTATTCCCATTTGTGGACTCTGCTTTGCCACTAGCTTATGGTGTCTTGGGGGTCCTGCTCTTTCAT GAAGTTGGACACTTTGTGGCTGCTTTTCCAAAGAAAGTAAAACTTAGCATTCCTTACTTTATTCCTAATATAACTCTTGGAAGCTTTGGCGCTATTACTCAG TTTAAATCTATTCTTCCGGATCGGACAACCAAAGTTGACGTATCGCTTGCGGGCCCATTTGCTGGTGCAGCACTGTCTTTCTCAATGTTTGCTGTAGGTCTGCTACTTTCATCTAATCCCAATGCCACAGGAGACTTAGTTCAGGTTCCAAGTATGCTGTTTCAAGGTTCTTTGCTTCTTGGACTCATAAGTAGAGCCACCCTTGGTTATGC AGCAATGCACGCTGGGACAGTTTCAATTCATCCTCTAGTCATTGCTGGCTG GTGTGGCTTAACAACTACAGCTTTTAATATGCTTCCTGTAGGGTGCCTTGATGGTGGAAGAGCTGTTCAG GGCGCTTTTGGAAAGAATGCACTGATTGGATTTGGTTTGACAACTTACACACTGCTTGGACTGGGAGTG CTGGGTGGGCCTCTTTCGCTTCCTTGGGGACTCTATGTTCTTATTTGTCAG AGGACTCCAGAGAAACCTTGCTTGAATGATGTGACAGAGGTTGGTACATGGAGAAAAGCATTGGTTTCGGTGGCTATTTTCCTGGTTGTGCTTACACTTCTTCCTGTATGGGATGAGCTTGCAGAGGAGTTAGGTATAGGTCTTGTAACAACATTTTGA
- the LOC107433528 gene encoding probable zinc metalloprotease EGY1, chloroplastic isoform X1, whose product MGTLSGLYSFSNTLDFSFKPREIHKPRHTNRPKNICLLYCGGTSLRKKTERKIQIVCFRNFGRNFRCYSTSNGNNGNGDRERTSTASSNDSNATNTTTSTTTTTTTTIAEPHEEAEERQRNDFESDKSTPPSVSSPPPTPTPLGPAYNNFQVDSFKLMELLGPEKVDPADVKLIKDKLFGYSTFWVTKEEPFGDLGEGILFLGNLRGNREKVFAKLQSQLVELTVDKYNLFMVEEPNSDSPDPRGGPRVSFGLLRKEVSEPGPTTLWQYVIAFLLFLLTIGSSVELGIASQINRLPPEVVKYFTDPNAIEPPDMELLFPFVDSALPLAYGVLGVLLFHEVGHFVAAFPKKVKLSIPYFIPNITLGSFGAITQFKSILPDRTTKVDVSLAGPFAGAALSFSMFAVGLLLSSNPNATGDLVQVPSMLFQGSLLLGLISRATLGYAAMHAGTVSIHPLVIAGWCGLTTTAFNMLPVGCLDGGRAVQGAFGKNALIGFGLTTYTLLGLGVLGGPLSLPWGLYVLICQRTPEKPCLNDVTEVGTWRKALVSVAIFLVVLTLLPVWDELAEELGIGLVTTF is encoded by the exons ATGGGAACGCTATCTGGGTTGTATAGCTTCAGCAACACTTTGGATTTCAGTTTCAAACCCCGAGAAATTCATAAACCCAGACATACTAACAGACCCAAGAACATATGCTTGTTGTACTGCGGAGGTACTAGTTTAAGGAAGAAGACGGAGAGAAAGATTCAAATTGTGTGTTTTAGGAATTTTGGTAGAAATTTTAGGTGTTATAGTACTAGCAATGGTAATAATGGAAATGGGGATAGAGAGAGAACCAGTACGGCGTCGTCTAATGACTCCAATGCTACAAATACAACGACATCGacgaccaccaccaccaccaccaccattgcTGAACCACATGAAGAGGCTGAAGAGAGACAGAGAAACGACTTTGAGTCGGACAAAAGCACGCCCCCATCGGTTTCCTCACCG CCGCCAACTCCTACACCTCTCGGGCCAGCATACAACAATTTCCAAGTTGACTCTTTTAAACTAATGGAACTTCTTGGACCTGAGAAAGTTGATCCTGCTGATGTGAAGCTGATTAAGGATAAGCTTTTTGGATATTCTACCTTCTGGGTAACCAAAGAGGAGCCCTTTGGAGACCTTGGTGAGGGCATTCTTTTCCTTGGTAATTTAAGGGGAAACAGAGAAAAGGTTTTCGCCAAACTCCAGAGTCAGTTAGTGGAGCTTACGGTTGACAAATACAACCTTTTTATGGTGGAAGAACCCAATTCTGATAGTCCAGACCCGCGAGGCGGACCACGCGTTAGCTTTGGCTTGCTGCGGAAAGAGGTCTCAGAACCGGGGCCAACAACACTTTGGCAATATGTAATTGCTTTCTTGTTATTCCTTCTTACAATAGGCTCATCCGTGGAGTTAGGAATTGCATCTCAG ATCAATAGACTTCCACCAGAGGTGGTGAAGTACTTCACAGATCCAAATGCAATTGAACCACCTGATATGGAGCTACTATTCCCATTTGTGGACTCTGCTTTGCCACTAGCTTATGGTGTCTTGGGGGTCCTGCTCTTTCAT GAAGTTGGACACTTTGTGGCTGCTTTTCCAAAGAAAGTAAAACTTAGCATTCCTTACTTTATTCCTAATATAACTCTTGGAAGCTTTGGCGCTATTACTCAG TTTAAATCTATTCTTCCGGATCGGACAACCAAAGTTGACGTATCGCTTGCGGGCCCATTTGCTGGTGCAGCACTGTCTTTCTCAATGTTTGCTGTAGGTCTGCTACTTTCATCTAATCCCAATGCCACAGGAGACTTAGTTCAGGTTCCAAGTATGCTGTTTCAAGGTTCTTTGCTTCTTGGACTCATAAGTAGAGCCACCCTTGGTTATGC AGCAATGCACGCTGGGACAGTTTCAATTCATCCTCTAGTCATTGCTGGCTG GTGTGGCTTAACAACTACAGCTTTTAATATGCTTCCTGTAGGGTGCCTTGATGGTGGAAGAGCTGTTCAG GGCGCTTTTGGAAAGAATGCACTGATTGGATTTGGTTTGACAACTTACACACTGCTTGGACTGGGAGTG CTGGGTGGGCCTCTTTCGCTTCCTTGGGGACTCTATGTTCTTATTTGTCAG AGGACTCCAGAGAAACCTTGCTTGAATGATGTGACAGAGGTTGGTACATGGAGAAAAGCATTGGTTTCGGTGGCTATTTTCCTGGTTGTGCTTACACTTCTTCCTGTATGGGATGAGCTTGCAGAGGAGTTAGGTATAGGTCTTGTAACAACATTTTGA
- the LOC107433528 gene encoding probable zinc metalloprotease EGY1, chloroplastic isoform X2, with amino-acid sequence MGTLSGLYSFSNTLDFSFKPREIHKPRHTNRPKNICLLYCGGTSLRKKTERKIQIVCFRNFGRNFRCYSTSNGNNGNGDRERTSTASSNDSNATNTTTSTTTTTTTTIAEPHEEAEERQRNDFESDKSTPPSVSSPPPTPTPLGPAYNNFQVDSFKLMELLGPEKVDPADVKLIKDKLFGYSTFWVTKEEPFGDLGEGILFLGNLRGNREKVFAKLQSQLVELTVDKYNLFMVEEPNSDSPDPRGGPRVSFGLLRKEVSEPGPTTLWQYVIAFLLFLLTIGSSVELGIASQINRLPPEVVKYFTDPNAIEPPDMELLFPFVDSALPLAYGVLGVLLFHEVGHFVAAFPKKVKLSIPYFIPNITLGSFGAITQFKSILPDRTTKVDVSLAGPFAGAALSFSMFAVGLLLSSNPNATGDLVQVPSMLFQGSLLLGLISRATLGYAAMHAGTVSIHPLVIAGWCGLTTTAFNMLPVGCLDGGRAVQGAFGKNALIGFGLTTYTLLGLGVDLNFISQGNVAK; translated from the exons ATGGGAACGCTATCTGGGTTGTATAGCTTCAGCAACACTTTGGATTTCAGTTTCAAACCCCGAGAAATTCATAAACCCAGACATACTAACAGACCCAAGAACATATGCTTGTTGTACTGCGGAGGTACTAGTTTAAGGAAGAAGACGGAGAGAAAGATTCAAATTGTGTGTTTTAGGAATTTTGGTAGAAATTTTAGGTGTTATAGTACTAGCAATGGTAATAATGGAAATGGGGATAGAGAGAGAACCAGTACGGCGTCGTCTAATGACTCCAATGCTACAAATACAACGACATCGacgaccaccaccaccaccaccaccattgcTGAACCACATGAAGAGGCTGAAGAGAGACAGAGAAACGACTTTGAGTCGGACAAAAGCACGCCCCCATCGGTTTCCTCACCG CCGCCAACTCCTACACCTCTCGGGCCAGCATACAACAATTTCCAAGTTGACTCTTTTAAACTAATGGAACTTCTTGGACCTGAGAAAGTTGATCCTGCTGATGTGAAGCTGATTAAGGATAAGCTTTTTGGATATTCTACCTTCTGGGTAACCAAAGAGGAGCCCTTTGGAGACCTTGGTGAGGGCATTCTTTTCCTTGGTAATTTAAGGGGAAACAGAGAAAAGGTTTTCGCCAAACTCCAGAGTCAGTTAGTGGAGCTTACGGTTGACAAATACAACCTTTTTATGGTGGAAGAACCCAATTCTGATAGTCCAGACCCGCGAGGCGGACCACGCGTTAGCTTTGGCTTGCTGCGGAAAGAGGTCTCAGAACCGGGGCCAACAACACTTTGGCAATATGTAATTGCTTTCTTGTTATTCCTTCTTACAATAGGCTCATCCGTGGAGTTAGGAATTGCATCTCAG ATCAATAGACTTCCACCAGAGGTGGTGAAGTACTTCACAGATCCAAATGCAATTGAACCACCTGATATGGAGCTACTATTCCCATTTGTGGACTCTGCTTTGCCACTAGCTTATGGTGTCTTGGGGGTCCTGCTCTTTCAT GAAGTTGGACACTTTGTGGCTGCTTTTCCAAAGAAAGTAAAACTTAGCATTCCTTACTTTATTCCTAATATAACTCTTGGAAGCTTTGGCGCTATTACTCAG TTTAAATCTATTCTTCCGGATCGGACAACCAAAGTTGACGTATCGCTTGCGGGCCCATTTGCTGGTGCAGCACTGTCTTTCTCAATGTTTGCTGTAGGTCTGCTACTTTCATCTAATCCCAATGCCACAGGAGACTTAGTTCAGGTTCCAAGTATGCTGTTTCAAGGTTCTTTGCTTCTTGGACTCATAAGTAGAGCCACCCTTGGTTATGC AGCAATGCACGCTGGGACAGTTTCAATTCATCCTCTAGTCATTGCTGGCTG GTGTGGCTTAACAACTACAGCTTTTAATATGCTTCCTGTAGGGTGCCTTGATGGTGGAAGAGCTGTTCAG GGCGCTTTTGGAAAGAATGCACTGATTGGATTTGGTTTGACAACTTACACACTGCTTGGACTGGGAGTG GATCTGAATTTCATCTCACAAGGTAATGTTGCTAAATGA